The following proteins come from a genomic window of Malus sylvestris chromosome 4, drMalSylv7.2, whole genome shotgun sequence:
- the LOC126618074 gene encoding E3 ubiquitin-protein ligase PRT6-like, with protein sequence MEADLPPEYAHIKHRDRIVRRLAQLGVPNEFLGEYQRGLVAFIKNNKQRIPELVSAILPADDEVALSEAKPGTKKQGVSMKSRFHESMLWLQWLMFEGEPMSALKSLSKMSVGQRGICGAVWGQNDIAYRCRTCANDPTCAICFPCFQNGNHKDHDYSIIYTGGGCCDCGDVTAWKREGFCSNHKGAEQIQPLPKEIANIVGPVLDCLFDIWKTKLVLGETIWRENARASDQVGERRKVENELTFFVVEMLLEFCKYSESLLSFVSKMVLASGDLLGILVRAERFLNDTVTKRLHELLLKLLGEPVFKYEFAKVFLSYYPAVVSEARKELSDLSVKKYPLLFAFSVQIFTVPTLTPRLVKEMNLLSMLMGCLEDIFISWAGDDGRLQVTKLSNLYEITIRVIEDIRFVMSHATVPKYVTHDQQNISRTWMRLLAFVQGMNPQKRETGLHIEEENENMHLLFVLGHSIANIHSLLVDGAFSVAIDKMDEDSLFRSYKQDTDDRDSLRHSKVGRLSQESSACSAVGSSSFACESKVPEDKSDALSDLLIPPSVMWLTYECLRAIENWLGGDNTSRTLLDASSPSTSNLSASNFSALKRTLSKIRKGKYIFGRLASSSEDHGKQCSSHLHSDCNMSVDTQKGKIAGQESNLMVTDNMDSVNACNPAGFDDSAMEVDGATDLDALRVLSLSDWPDITYDVSSQDISVHIPLHRLLSLLLQKALRRCFGEMPDLASVTSANSSSAILTDFFGNILGGCHPYGFSACVMEHPLRIRVFCAEVHAGMWRKNGDAALLSCEWYRSVRWSEQGLELDLFLLQCCAALAPADPYVNRIIECFGLSSYLSLNLERSSEYETVLVQEMLTLIIQIVKERRFCGLTKAESLKRELVHKLAIADGTHSQLVKSLPRDLSKSDQLHGILESIAVYSNPSGFNQGTYSLQWTFWKELDLYYPRWNSRDLQAAEERYLRFRSVSALTTQLPRWTKIYSPFKGVARIATCKAVLKIIRAVLFYAVFSDKSSDSRAPDSVLLTALHLLSLALDICSQHKEAGDKSCYDGDAIPMLAFAGEEINEGRYFGAGQQSLLSLLVILMRMYKKENVNNCLEAGSCDLSSLIGSLLKKFVEIDSGCLTILQQLAPEVVGLVSQSSPNVDAETSGSISDSEKRKAKARERQAAILEKMRAEQSKFMASVKSTVDEGSKSEQEVCELNVEDDLEESEQVVCSLCHDPSSRNPISYLVLLQKSRLLSFIERGPLSWEQPRWIDKEHISITTNEVNDQSGLSTLSSGSGPQLVPSDPCRHLVQNAVTEFACHGQPRDVDALIDFLKGRFHELRNIQVQHESNDEREKTLYTFETMEDDMYICIQKEMHDKMLHSYPLEDKGFSTPEGDQEETKHAEFMLLGKYIASLSRETTENPSSSESAPNERVTVDSSRLSAHDGFGPTDCDGIYLSSCGHAVHQGCLDRYLSSLKERYLRRIVFEGGHIADPDKGEFLCPVCRRLANSVLPALPEFLQVTKEPLYSGVSSSHATGQLVKSGDEINSLQLQQGLALLQSAAEASGKVGSLKGFPLQRCGRMTSDLEPIFRLLCKMYFLTKQDKLSGSDRVNHPMLMWDTIKYSLLSTEIAARSGGKYATLSCGLSTLYKELESSRFILSLLLKIVQSRRKNSLHVLQRFIGIQSFTESILFGVSIDVGDETCGQGAMLRILEHVDLAVSYPDIQFWNRASDPVLARDPFSSLMWVLFCLPNQFLSCEDSLLSLVHLFYVVSVVQGIMTYCGKNQCDISGLGIDDCLVTDISKLMEESGATQQYFVSNYIGSSCNIKNIVCSLSFPYLRRCALLLKLLNSCSRVPFHERFNVLDRSHAIGDMMDTTYGALVNLNDVQEIESMFKVPTLDVIFKDKVVRSIAQKWFHHFRKELEVLRFQGSMHCSPAVPFQLMRLPRVYQDLLQRYIKQRCPDCEIILDDPALCLLCGRLCSPSWKSCCKESGCQTHAVSCGSGTGVFLLIRRTTILLQRSARQAPWPSPYLDAFGEEDIEMQRGKPLYLNEERYAALTYLVASHGLDRSSKVLGQTTIGSFFMV encoded by the exons ATGGAAGCCGATTTGCCTCCTGAATACGCCCACATCAAGCATCGTGATCGAATCGTGCGG AGGCTAGCTCAACTGGGAGTGCCAAACGAGTTTCTTGGTGAATACCAACGTGGGTTAGTTGCTTTTATTAAGAATAACAAGCAACGGATACCAGAACTGGTTTCCGCTATACTACCTGCTGATGACGAAGTGGCTCTAAGTGAAGCAAAACCAGGGACTAAGAAACAAGGTGTAAGCATGAAAAGTCGATTCCACGAAAGCATGTTGTGGTTGCAGTGGTTAATGTTTGAGGGTGAACCTATGTCAGCCCTGAAGAGTCTCTCCAAAATGAGTGTTGGGCAGCGTGGTATTTGTGGAGCTGTTTGGGGACAAAACGATATAGCTTACAGATGCCGAACATGTGCAAATGATCCAACATGTGCAATTTGTTTTCCTTGCTTTCAGAATGGGAACCACAAGGATCATGACTATTCAATTATTTATACTGGTGGCGGTTGTTGTGATTGTGGTGATGTTACAGCATGGAAGCGTGAAGGCTTTTGCTCAAATCATAAAGGTGCGGAACAGATACAACCTCTTCCAAAGGAGATTGCAAACATTGTAGGGCCTGTTCTTGATTGCCTCTTTGATATATGGAAAACCAAGCTGGTTCTTGGTGAAACTATCTGGCGGGAAAATGCTAGAGCAAGTGACCAAGTTGGAGAACGTAGAAAGGTTGAAAATGAGTTAACTTTTTTCGTGGTTGAGATGCTTCTAGAATTCTGTAAGTACAGTGAGAGTTTGCTAAGTTTTGTATCCAAGATGGTTTTAGCATCAGGGGATCTATTGGGGATTCTTGTGAGGGCAGAAAGGTTTTTGAATGACACTGTTACGAAAAGGCTGCATGAGTTGCTACTGAAACTGCTGGGAGAACCTGTTTTCAAATATGAGTTTGCCAAAGTATTTTTGAGTTATTACCCAGCTGTTGTAAGTGAAGCCAGAAAGGAATTAAGCGACCTTTCTGTGAAAAAGTATCCACTGCTCTTTGCATTCTCTGTTCAAATCTTCACGGTGCCAACTTTAACACCTCGTCTTGTGAAAGAAATGAACCTGTTGTCTATGCTGATGGGATGCTTGGAAGATATTTTCATTTCCTGGGCTGGGGATGACGGTCGTTTACAG GTTACCAAGTTGTCAAATTTGTATGAGATCACGATTCGTGTGATTGAAGATATTAGATTTGTTATGAGCCATGCTACAGTGCCCAAATATGTAACTCATGACCAGCAAAATATTTCAAGAACTTGGATGAGACTCTTGGCGTTCGTGCAAGGCATGAACCCTCAAAAAAGGGAAACAGGCCTGcacattgaagaagaaaatgagaatatGCATCTGCTGTTTGTTCTAGGTCATTCAATTGCCAACATTCATTCTTTATTGGTGGATGGGGCATTTTCTGTAGCTATTGACAAGATGGATGAAGACTCTCTTTTCAGATCATATAAGCAGGATACGGATGACAGGGATAGCCTAAGACATTCAAAAGTAGGACGGCTGTCTCAGGAAAGTTCTGCATGTAGTGCAGTGGGGAGTAGTTCATTTGCGTGTGAGTCGAAGGTTCCTGAAGATAAATCTGATGCTCTTTCTGATTTGTTGATTCCACCATCTGTGATGTGGCTAACATATGAGTGCTTGAGGGCAATTGAGAATTGGCTGGGAGGTGATAATACCTCCAGGACTCTTCTTGATGCATCTTCTCCAAGTACTAGCAATTTATCTGCTAGCAATTTTTCAGCATTGAAGAGAACATTATCCAAGATCaggaaaggaaaatatatttttggtaGACTTGCCAGTTCTAGTGAAGATCATGGCAAGCAGTGTTCATCACATTTACATAGTGATTGCAATATGAGTGTTGACACCCAAAAAGGCAAAATTGCAGGGCAGGAGAGTAATTTGATGGTTACTGACAACATGGATTCAGTTAATGCCTGCAATCCTGCAGGATTTGATGATAGTGCTATGGAAGTAGATGGTGCCACGGACTTAGATGCTCTACGTGTATTGAGTTTGTCTGATTGGCCTGACATAACATATGATGTTAGTTCACAGGATATATCTGTTCACATTCCTTTACATCGCTTactttccttgcttttgcagaaAGCATTAAGAAGATGTTTTGGTGAAATGCCAGATCTGGCTAGCGTTACTTCTGCAAATTCATCATCAGCTATTTTAACTGACTTCTTTGGAAATATTCTGGGAGgctgccacccatatggatttTCTGCCTGTGTTATGGAGCATCCACTTCGGATCAGAGTATTTTGTGCGGAGGTTCATGCGGGAATGTGGCGGAAAAATGGGGATGCCGCCCTATTATCTTGTGAGTGGTATCGTTCAGTTCGCTG GTCTGAACAGGGTTTGGAGCTTGATCTGTTTCTGCTTCAATGCTGTGCTGCCTTGGCTCCAGCTGATCCTTATGTTAACAGAATTATTGAATGCTTTGGCCTGTCCAGTTACCTTTCTTTGAACCTTGAGCGCTCTAGTGAATATGAGACTGTTCTAGTGCAAGAAATGCTCACTCTTATTATACAAATAGTCAAAGAAAGGCGATTTTGTGGTCTAACTAAAGCTGAAAGTTTGAAAAGAGAGTTGGTTCATAAATTAGCCATTGCAGATGGCACTCATAGTCAATTGGTTAAATCTCTTCCTCGTGATCTGTCCAAGTCTGATCAGCTACATGGAATTTTGGAATCCATTGCCGTGTACTCCAATCCCTCTGGTTTTAATCAGGGGACTTATTCACTACAATGGACATTTTGGAAAGAACTGGATTTGTACTACCCTCGTTGGAACTCTAGGGATCTGCAAGCTGCTGAAGAAAGATACTTGCGTTTTCGTAGTGTTTCTGCATTGACCACTCAGCTACCCAGATGGACTAAGATTTATTCTCCTTTCAAAGGGGTAGCTAGAATAGCTACATGTAAAGCAGTCCTTAAAATTATCCGTGCTGTGCTGTTTTATGCTGTTTTTTCTGAtaaatcaagtgattcacgaGCTCCTGATAGTGTTCTGTTAACTGCATTGCACTTACTTTCGTTAGCATTAGACATTTGTTCTCAACATAAGGAAGCTGGTGATAAGTCTTGTTATGATGGAGATGCAATTCCCATGCTAGCTTTTGCTGGGGAAGAAATTAATGAAGGACGATACTTTGGTGCTGGTCAACAAAGCTTGCTGTCACTTCTTGTTATCTTGATGAGGATGTATAAGAAAGAGAATGTCAACAATTGTTTGGAAGCTGGAAGTTGTGACCTCTCTTCTTTAATTGGAAGTTTATTAAAGAAGTTTGTAGAGATTGATTCCGGATGTTTGACCATATTACAACAACTTGCACCTGAAGTGGTTGGTCTTGTGTCGCAATCTTCTCCAAATGTTGACGCTGAGACCTCAGGTTCAATTTCTGACTCTGAGAAGCGCAAGGCAAAAGCCAGAGAGAGACAGGCTGCCATATTGGAAAAAATGAGAGCCGAACAATCCAAGTTTATGGCCAGTGTTAAATCCACTGTGGACGAGGGTTCAAAATCGGAGCAAGAGGTTTGTGAACTTAATGTTGAAGATGATTTGGAAGAGTCTGAACAAGTTGTTTGCTCTCTTTGTCATGATCCCAGTTCCAGAAATCCAATATCCTACTTGGTTTTACTTCAGAAATCTAGACTTTTGAGTTTCATAGAAAGAGGTCCCCTGTCATGGGAGCAACCACGTTGGATAGACAAGGAGCACATCTCTATTACCACAAATGAGGTGAATGATCAATCCGGATTAAGCACTTTATCAAGTGGTTCAGGACCACAACTGGTGCCATCTGATCCTTGTAGACATTTGGTTCAGAATGCAGTCACCGAATTTGCCTGTCATGGACAACCTAGGGATGTTGACGCTCTTATAGATTTTCTCAAGGGCCGGTTCCATGAATTAAGGAATATCCAAGTGCAACATGAATCAAATGATGAAAGGGAAAAGACTTTATATACATTTGAGACAATGGAAGATGATATGTACATCTGCATCCAAAAGGAAATGCATGATAAGATGCTTCATTCTTATCCTTTAGAGGATAAAGGATTTTCAACTCCTGAAGGGGATCAAGAAGAAACTAAGCATGCTGAATTTATGTTACTTGGAAAATATATAGCTTCTCTTTCTAGAGAGACAACAGAGAATCCTTCATCTTCCGAAAGTGCTCCTAATGAAAGGGTGACAGTAGATTCTTCTCGTCTTTCAGCACATGACGGATTTGGCCCAACAGATTGTGATGGAATTTATCTTTCTTCCTGCGGACATGCTGTACATCAGGGATGCCTTGATCGTTATTTATCTTCGTTGAAGGAAAG GTATCTCAGAAGAATTGTTTTTGAAGGGGGACATATTGCAGATCCCGACAAG GGGGAGTTTCTCTGTCCTGTATGCCGTCGACTTGCAAATTCTGTCTTGCCCGCATTGCCAGAGTTTCTCCAGGTCACTAAGGAGCCTCTGTATTCAGGTGTTAGTTCATCGCATGCTACTGGTCAATTGGTCAAATCAGGTGACGAAATTAATTCTCTTCAGCTTCAACAAGGGTTGGCTCTCTTGCAATCTGCAGCAGAGGCATCTGGGAAGGTTGGAAGTCTTAAAGGTTTCCCCCTTCAGAGATGTGGAAGAATGACCTCAGACCTTGAACCAATTTTTCGATTGCTCTGTAAGATGTATTTTCTGACTAAACAGGATAAGTTATCAGGATCTGACAGGGTCAACCACCCAATGCTTATGTGGGACACAATTAAGTACTCTCTACTATCAACAGAAATTGCTGCTCGTTCTGGTGGGAAATATGCAACTCTAAGCTGTGGCCTTAGTACACTGTATAAGGAACTTGAATCAAGTAgatttattttgtccttgttGCTGAAAATAGTCCAAAGCAGAAGAAAGAATTCTCTTCATGTCCTTCAGAGATTTATAGGAATTCAAAGCTTTACAGAGTCTATTCTATTTGGAGTTTCCATAGACGTTGGCGATGAAACATGTGGACAAG GTGCTATGCTGCGTATCTTGGAACATGTTGATCTAGCGGTATCATATCCTGATATTCAGTTCTGGAATCGAGCTTCTGATCCTGTCCTTGCTCGTGATCCTTTTTCATCATTGATGTGGGTTCTTTTTTGTCTTCCAAACCAATTTTTATCATGTGAAGATTCATTGTTATCCCTAGTGCACTTATTTTATGTTGTCTCTGTAGTTCAG GGCATAATGACATATTGTGGGAAAAATCAATGTGACATTAGTGGATTAGGTATTGATGATTGCCTGGTTACTGACATCTCTAAACTTATGGAAGAATCTGGAGCCACCCAGCAATATTTCGTTTCAAACTATATTGGCTCTTCTTGTAATATTAAGAACATAGTTTGCAGCCTGAGTTTCCCGTATTTGCGGAGGTGCGCATTGCTGTTGAAGCTGCTGAACTCTTGTTCCCGAGTACCATTCCATGAAAGGTTTAATGTCTTGGATAGATCTCATGCCATTGGTGACATGATGGACACCACTTATGGGGCACTAGTGAATCTAAATGATGTTCAAGAAATTGAAAGCATGTTCAAGGTTCCTACACTGGATGTTATCTTTAAGGATAAAGTGGTACGTTCAATAGCTCAGAAATGGTTCCATCATTTTCGGAAGGAGTTGGAGGTCCTAAGATTTCAAGGAAGCATGCACTGCAGCCCTGCAGTTCCCTTCCAATTGATGCGTCTGCCCCGAGTTTACCAAGACTTATTGCAGAG ATATATAAAACAGCGTTGTCCTGATTGCGAGATTATTCTTGATGACCCTGCATTGTGCTTGCTTTGTGGGAGATTATGCTCTCCAAGCTGGAAGTCATGTTGCAA GGAAAGTGGATGCCAAACTCATGCAGTGTCCTGTGGTTCTGGTACTGGGGTATTTCTGTTGATCAGG AGGACAACAATTCTGCTGCAAAGATCTGCACGGCAAGCTCCCTGGCCATCACCCTACTTGGATGCTTTTGGAGAAGAG GATATTGAAATGCAGAGAGGAAAGCCGCTGTACTTGAACGAGGAACGTTATGCAGCTTTAACTTACTTG GTTGCTTCTCATGGCCTTGATCGAAGCTCCAAGGTTCTTGGACAAACTACTATTGGTTCTTTCTTCATGGTTTAG
- the LOC126619682 gene encoding zinc finger BED domain-containing protein RICESLEEPER 2-like: METQSENQDIEPINLDQELDLSESSFDDTGRKRKRTSVVWQHFEEKSFCGEVKAVCNHCKARLASGSTVGTSSLLSHVRTCPVLRTKKKSPVITGDGSVKHGAYSFDEGNARKELAYMIILHEYPLSMVDHLGFKRFCNSLQPLFKVISRSTIKRDIMKVFECEKGETMKLLQMNKSKIAITTDMWTSSNQKRGFMAITSHFIDVSWTLQSRILRFAYVPCPHNAETLSAIMIDCLSEWNIDDSNSTRVEGSSFDDDTDVNVASFGDNESMILCN, from the exons ATGGAGACTCAAAGTGAGAACCAAGATATTGAACCAAttaatcttgatcaagaattgGACCTAAGTGAATCAAGCTTTGATGACACTGGTAGGAAGAGAAAAAGAACCTCAGTTGTCTGGCAGCATTTTGAGGAAAAAAGTTTTTGTGGGGAGGTGAAAGCTGTCTGTAACCATTGTAAAGCTAGGCTAGCATCGGGCTCCACTGTTGGTACTTCATCTTTACTTTCACATGTTAGAACATGTCCTGTATTGAGGACAAAGAAAAAGAGTCCAGTTATAACCGGTGATGGGTCTGTTAAACATGGTGCATATAGTTTTGATGAAGGTAATGCTAGGAAAGAGCTAGCTTATATGATTATCTTACATGAGTATCCTTTATCTATGGTGGACCACTTGGGTTTTAAGAGGTTTTGCAATTCATTGCAACCCTTATTTAAGGTTATTTCTAGAAGTACTATCAAGAGGGATATTATGAAAGTATTTGAATGTGAAAAGGGAGAGACCATGAAGTTGTTGCAAATGAACAAGAGTAAAATTGCAATCACGACTGACATGTGGACTTCAAGTAATCAGAAGAGAGGGTTTATGGCTATCACTTCTCATTTTATCGATGTTTCGTGGACGCTTCAAAGTCGAATTCTAAG GTTTGCATATGTTCCATGCCCACATAATGCCGAGACACTTTCTGCTATAATGATAGATTGCTTATCAGAGTGGAATATTGATG ATTCAAACTCTACTCGTGTTGAAGGTTCTTCATTCGATGATGATACTGATGTGAATGTG GCCTCTTTTGGTGACAACGAGTCGATGATACTTTGTAATTGA